One window from the genome of [Clostridium] celerecrescens 18A encodes:
- a CDS encoding PhoH family protein encodes MSVIETIIDIPAEHEKNVCGQFDSYLKKIERTLHVTMIGRDGALKIIGSEQMVQKAKSVFSNLIELSKRGNSITEQNVDYALSLSFSEIDNQILEIDKDIICRTITGRPVKPKTLGQKQYVDQIRKKMIVFGIGPAGTGKTYLAMAMAIQAFKNGEVGRIILTRPAIEAGEKLGFLPGDLQSKIDPYLRPLYDALYQIMGAESYLHNSEKGLIEVAPLAYMRGRTLDNAYIILDEAQNTTPAQMKMFLTRIGFGSKVIVTGDLTQKDLPSGSLSGLDMAMKILKRIDDIGFCHLTSSDVVRHPLVQKIVQAYDDYESKKKPVERKTKAIGGRKARYDD; translated from the coding sequence ATGAGCGTAATTGAGACAATCATAGACATTCCAGCTGAACACGAAAAAAATGTATGCGGACAGTTTGACAGCTATCTAAAGAAAATAGAACGTACCCTGCATGTTACCATGATTGGACGCGATGGCGCCCTAAAGATCATTGGATCAGAACAAATGGTACAGAAAGCAAAAAGTGTATTTAGTAATCTGATTGAGCTTTCCAAACGGGGGAATTCCATTACAGAACAAAATGTAGATTATGCTCTTTCTCTGTCATTTTCTGAAATCGACAATCAGATTTTAGAAATCGACAAGGACATTATCTGCAGAACCATAACAGGAAGGCCGGTAAAGCCAAAGACCCTCGGGCAAAAGCAGTATGTAGACCAGATCAGAAAGAAGATGATCGTATTCGGAATCGGTCCTGCAGGAACCGGAAAAACCTATCTTGCCATGGCTATGGCAATCCAGGCTTTTAAAAACGGAGAGGTAGGCCGGATCATTCTGACCAGACCTGCTATTGAGGCCGGTGAAAAGCTGGGGTTTCTCCCAGGAGATTTACAAAGCAAAATAGATCCTTACTTAAGGCCTTTATATGATGCACTCTATCAGATCATGGGAGCAGAGAGCTATCTTCACAATTCCGAGAAAGGCCTGATTGAGGTAGCACCTCTGGCTTACATGAGAGGCCGTACCTTAGACAATGCCTATATTATTCTTGACGAAGCCCAGAACACCACTCCGGCCCAGATGAAGATGTTCCTCACCAGAATCGGCTTTGGGTCAAAGGTAATTGTAACAGGTGACTTGACGCAAAAAGATCTTCCTTCCGGAAGCTTATCAGGTCTTGATATGGCCATGAAAATATTAAAGAGAATTGACGACATCGGTTTCTGCCATCTAACCAGCAGTGACGTGGTTCGTCATCCTCTGGTGCAGAAAATCGTACAGGCTTATGATGATTATGAGTCGAAGAAAAAGCCAGTGGAACGAAAGACAAAAGCCATTGGCGGCAGAAAGGCGCGTTATGACGATTAA
- the ybeY gene encoding rRNA maturation RNase YbeY, with translation MTINIEYEAEKKLDIPYEDIIKRVVEDSLDYEDCPYEAEVNVLITDNEDIRQINNEYRNIDNPTDVLSFPMIEYERPSDFEYLEDAADDCFHPETGELLLGDIVISIDKVEEQAEKYGHSQTRELAFLVAHSMLHLCGYDHMEEEEREIMERKQEEILRRGGYTR, from the coding sequence ATGACGATTAATATTGAATATGAGGCCGAAAAAAAACTGGATATCCCATATGAAGATATCATTAAAAGGGTAGTGGAAGATTCACTGGATTATGAAGACTGCCCTTATGAGGCAGAGGTCAATGTCCTCATTACAGACAATGAAGATATCCGCCAGATCAACAACGAATACCGGAATATTGACAATCCCACAGATGTTCTTTCCTTTCCCATGATTGAATATGAAAGGCCTTCGGATTTTGAGTATCTGGAAGATGCTGCGGATGACTGCTTTCATCCGGAAACAGGAGAACTATTACTGGGAGATATCGTCATATCTATCGATAAGGTGGAAGAACAAGCAGAAAAATACGGTCATTCCCAAACAAGAGAGCTTGCTTTTTTAGTCGCTCACAGTATGCTTCATCTATGCGGCTATGATCACATGGAAGAGGAAGAACGGGAGATCATGGAAAGGAAGCAGGAAGAAATCTTACGCCGGGGAGGATATACGAGATGA
- a CDS encoding DUF3048 domain-containing protein: MMKKVWFGFAGVMLSAAFLSGCGKKYEKVWIPDQSVETAEAETKEIKISSSESADDGTEANSGEYYTFEERTEKDGKIRSYLTGEMVDSAIGNRRPVAVMMSNDKEALPQYGINRAGVVYEAPAEGGMNRYMAILENYDDLDRIGSVRSCRTYYTYFAREFDAIYAHYGQSTFAKPYLANVDNINGLDGIGTVAYFRTKDRKTPHNAYTSGERLNKSILQLGYSESYAPSYRGHYRFAKDGRKVTLEGANSVSDAYKVYPGYVLNKPWFEYHEEDGLYYRFQYGAPHKGSEGQIKVKNIILQYCPSAHYATTEYLNINVQDDSYGCYVTEGRSIPIKWSKDGEFGPTHYYDMENNEIILNQGKTWVCIISAQDSPNVKLYGKE, translated from the coding sequence ATGATGAAAAAGGTATGGTTTGGATTCGCTGGCGTCATGCTGTCTGCCGCTTTTTTATCCGGCTGCGGTAAAAAATATGAAAAGGTATGGATTCCGGATCAATCGGTGGAAACCGCCGAGGCGGAAACAAAAGAAATCAAAATAAGCAGCAGTGAGTCAGCAGACGATGGGACAGAAGCGAATTCCGGTGAATACTATACCTTTGAAGAACGTACCGAAAAAGATGGTAAGATACGCAGTTACCTTACGGGGGAGATGGTGGATTCTGCCATAGGAAACCGGAGGCCGGTGGCAGTGATGATGAGCAATGACAAAGAAGCTCTTCCGCAATACGGAATCAACCGTGCCGGAGTGGTCTATGAAGCACCGGCAGAAGGTGGAATGAACCGTTACATGGCTATTTTGGAAAATTATGATGATCTGGACCGGATCGGCTCCGTCAGGAGCTGCCGCACCTATTATACATATTTTGCCCGCGAGTTTGATGCGATCTATGCTCATTACGGGCAGAGCACCTTTGCAAAGCCTTATCTGGCCAATGTGGATAACATCAACGGGCTTGACGGTATCGGTACGGTGGCATATTTCCGTACCAAAGACCGGAAAACTCCCCATAACGCTTACACCAGCGGGGAACGGTTAAACAAATCCATTCTTCAGCTGGGATACTCTGAAAGCTATGCTCCGTCCTACCGCGGCCATTACCGTTTTGCAAAGGATGGCAGGAAGGTAACTCTTGAAGGAGCAAATAGCGTTAGCGATGCCTATAAGGTCTATCCAGGCTATGTGCTCAACAAACCGTGGTTTGAGTATCATGAAGAGGACGGTCTTTACTACCGGTTTCAGTACGGGGCTCCCCACAAGGGAAGTGAAGGCCAGATCAAGGTTAAGAATATCATCCTTCAATACTGTCCTTCCGCCCATTATGCAACGACAGAATATTTAAACATCAACGTACAGGATGACTCTTATGGCTGTTACGTGACAGAAGGCCGTTCCATCCCCATAAAATGGAGCAAAGACGGAGAATTCGGCCCAACACATTATTACGACATGGAGAATAACGAGATTATCCTGAACCAGGGAAAAACCTGGGTATGCATTATTTCTGCACAGGATTCTCCCAATGTAAAGTTATATGGAAAAGAATAG
- a CDS encoding putative polysaccharide biosynthesis protein: MEKNRTSSKATKRGSSNFLIQGAILAVAGIIVRVIGMFYRIPLADILGNEGNGYYSSAFTIYSLLLIVSSYSLPTAVSKMIATRLARKEYRNSIRVLKVALFYGTVVGGLGAAVLWFGADIFASRFLKMPYTFYALKTLAPTIWVIAYLGVFRGYFQGIGTMLPTAISQILEQIVNAIISVYAASRLFQAGLRSNLVHGSTEYSFALGAAGGTIGTGAGAVAALLFLLFILFSYLPIMKKQARRDRTRRRESYGELSGVLFMTVFPIVLSSVAYNISTVIDNSIYGNGMTAMGMGASEIASNWGIIGKYQLLFNIPVAIANSLASALIPSLSRAMAEGQRGQLKSKVSMVIRFSMLIAIPATVGLTVLAGPICNLLFSRNDNSALIKMMMYGSVAVVFFSLSTVTNGVLQGINRMQTPLKNAIISLVLHVIILCIMLFGFRMGIYSVVYSNILFALTMCLLNGAAIGRFLNYRQEIKKTFIIPILASGVMGAAAYGTYFLVHLTLKRNAISVLAAIAIAVVVYGILLLKLRCVDEAELLNVPGGKKLVRIARKFHLM; the protein is encoded by the coding sequence ATGGAAAAGAATAGGACAAGCAGTAAAGCAACAAAAAGGGGATCTTCTAATTTCCTGATCCAGGGAGCCATCCTTGCGGTGGCAGGCATTATCGTTCGGGTCATTGGCATGTTTTACCGTATCCCTCTGGCGGATATTTTAGGGAATGAAGGAAATGGTTATTACAGCTCTGCGTTTACCATTTATTCCCTCCTTTTGATTGTATCCTCCTACAGCCTGCCTACGGCAGTATCCAAGATGATCGCCACCAGACTGGCGAGAAAAGAGTACCGCAACTCCATAAGGGTGTTAAAGGTAGCTCTGTTTTACGGTACTGTGGTAGGAGGGCTGGGAGCTGCCGTGCTCTGGTTTGGAGCGGATATATTCGCCAGCCGGTTTTTAAAAATGCCTTATACCTTCTATGCCTTAAAGACACTGGCCCCTACCATCTGGGTGATTGCCTATCTTGGTGTGTTCCGGGGATATTTCCAGGGTATTGGGACCATGCTTCCCACGGCTATATCTCAGATTCTTGAACAGATCGTCAATGCGATCATCAGCGTATATGCAGCTTCCAGGCTGTTTCAGGCAGGGCTTCGGTCCAATCTGGTTCACGGATCAACGGAATACTCCTTTGCCCTTGGAGCAGCGGGAGGAACCATTGGAACAGGAGCAGGGGCTGTAGCTGCCCTGCTGTTTCTCCTGTTTATTTTATTCAGCTACCTGCCAATCATGAAAAAGCAGGCAAGAAGGGACAGGACAAGGCGTCGGGAATCCTATGGAGAACTTTCCGGCGTTCTTTTCATGACAGTCTTTCCCATTGTTTTAAGCAGCGTGGCTTATAACATAAGTACCGTGATTGACAACAGCATCTATGGAAACGGCATGACGGCTATGGGCATGGGTGCTTCGGAGATTGCTTCCAACTGGGGCATAATCGGGAAGTACCAGCTTCTATTTAACATCCCGGTTGCAATTGCCAATTCCCTTGCCTCCGCTCTAATCCCATCCCTTTCAAGAGCAATGGCGGAAGGTCAGAGAGGACAGTTAAAAAGCAAGGTTTCCATGGTGATTCGTTTTTCCATGCTCATCGCCATACCGGCTACGGTTGGTCTTACCGTACTGGCAGGGCCTATCTGTAATCTGTTATTCAGCAGGAATGACAACTCGGCTCTAATTAAGATGATGATGTACGGATCTGTGGCAGTCGTGTTTTTCTCCCTTTCCACAGTGACCAATGGAGTATTACAGGGGATAAACCGGATGCAGACCCCCTTAAAGAATGCGATCATTTCCCTGGTCCTTCATGTAATCATCCTGTGCATCATGCTTTTCGGATTCCGGATGGGAATTTACAGCGTGGTATATTCAAACATCTTATTTGCCCTTACCATGTGTCTCTTAAACGGAGCCGCAATCGGTCGATTTTTAAATTACAGGCAGGAAATCAAAAAAACATTTATTATTCCCATTCTGGCATCGGGGGTTATGGGAGCGGCCGCTTACGGCACTTATTTCCTTGTTCATCTGACCTTAAAGCGCAATGCAATCAGTGTTCTTGCCGCTATAGCCATAGCTGTGGTGGTTTATGGAATTCTTCTTTTAAAACTGCGCTGTGTAGATGAAGCAGAGCTTTTAAACGTTCCGGGAGGGAAGAAGCTGGTGCGCATTGCAAGAAAATTCCATCTTATGTGA
- a CDS encoding BaiN/RdsA family NAD(P)/FAD-dependent oxidoreductase, producing the protein MKQQVIIVGAGASGLAAAIQAARQGASVTVLEHTAKAGKKLLSTGNGKCNLTNLMTPDGAYRGSQQAFIKKVLDHITVEQTLEFFRDLGLVLTDRNGYVYPNTGQAVSVLEALLFELNHLGVSVITDCQVEEIRKDLSLITSKGKKKADAIILAAGSMAAPKTGSDGSGYQLAKALGHRIIKPLPALVQLKCREKWYKQAAGVRTEASVTLKIDGKTAAEDRGELQFTDYGISGIPVFQVSRFAAGGIDTGRQVTAELDLLPSMDFNSTRQLLSERAKRFCYRPAEEFLNGVLNHKLARILLKEAGISETGFVKDITTLQIKKLTSVLKGLKTEILAANSFDQAQVCSGGIDTRDVDPNTMESKLINGLYLAGEILDVDGICGGYNLQWAWSCGILAGTSAGKAVPRGRNEERNDQN; encoded by the coding sequence ATGAAACAACAGGTAATCATTGTAGGAGCAGGAGCTTCCGGTCTGGCAGCGGCTATCCAGGCAGCCAGACAGGGTGCTTCTGTTACCGTTTTAGAACATACAGCCAAAGCGGGGAAAAAGCTTCTTTCCACCGGAAATGGGAAATGCAATTTAACCAATTTAATGACTCCGGATGGCGCTTACCGGGGAAGTCAGCAGGCGTTTATTAAAAAAGTGCTGGATCACATTACAGTGGAACAGACACTGGAATTTTTCCGGGACCTGGGTCTTGTTCTTACAGACCGGAATGGATACGTCTATCCTAACACAGGACAAGCCGTCTCCGTTCTGGAAGCTCTTCTTTTTGAACTTAACCATCTTGGTGTTTCCGTCATCACTGACTGTCAGGTTGAGGAGATAAGGAAGGATTTATCCCTGATAACTTCCAAAGGAAAGAAAAAGGCAGATGCCATCATTTTAGCGGCAGGTTCCATGGCGGCTCCGAAAACAGGATCCGATGGAAGCGGTTATCAGCTGGCTAAGGCTTTGGGGCACCGCATTATTAAGCCACTGCCTGCTTTGGTACAGCTAAAGTGCAGGGAAAAGTGGTACAAACAGGCAGCCGGTGTCAGAACTGAGGCTTCTGTGACGCTTAAAATAGACGGAAAAACTGCAGCAGAAGACCGCGGGGAACTTCAGTTCACGGATTACGGAATCTCCGGAATTCCGGTTTTCCAGGTCAGCCGTTTTGCTGCCGGGGGAATCGATACTGGCCGTCAGGTGACGGCAGAGTTGGATTTATTACCTTCCATGGATTTTAACAGTACCAGACAGCTTCTTTCGGAAAGGGCGAAGCGCTTTTGCTACCGGCCGGCGGAAGAATTTCTAAATGGTGTCTTAAATCACAAGCTTGCCCGGATTCTTTTAAAGGAAGCCGGGATCTCAGAGACGGGCTTTGTTAAAGATATCACAACCCTGCAGATAAAAAAGCTGACCTCTGTTTTAAAGGGACTTAAAACAGAAATCCTTGCCGCCAATTCCTTTGATCAGGCTCAGGTGTGCAGCGGAGGCATTGATACCAGGGATGTGGACCCCAATACCATGGAGTCAAAACTAATTAACGGACTTTACCTGGCTGGGGAGATTCTTGATGTGGACGGCATTTGCGGGGGTTATAACCTTCAGTGGGCGTGGTCTTGCGGCATACTGGCAGGTACTAGTGCAGGAAAGGCTGTCCCTCGGGGCAGGAATGAGGAACGTAATGATCAGAATTAA
- a CDS encoding NAD(P)/FAD-dependent oxidoreductase: MIRINQLKLPVDHTEEALWAKAAKTLKIPVKDIRSIQIIKQSVDARKKEEIHFTYSIDVETTKEESVIHKAKSGDIGMSEIKEYSFPKPGIEQMASRPVIIGAGPAGLFCGLMLARHGYRPLLLERGESVEKRREAVDLFWNGGTLKPDCNVQFGEGGAGTFSDGKLNTLVKDPLMRNRKVLELFVEFGADPSILYVNKPHIGTDVLSGIVRGMREEIINLGGEVRFNSRVTDFIVKDGRMQGVMVDEEEEIPTEVLVLAIGHSARDTFEVLNKRGIPMEAKAFAVGLRIQHPQESINRSQYGTGNHPVLGPADYKLTHQCTNGRGVYTFCMCPGGYVVNASSEEHRLAVNGMSYHKRDGVNANSALIVTVTPEDFGSTTPLAGIAYQRRLEEAAFLSSSGKIPVQLYGDFKKNQLSKVFGNVEPAFKGLYDFANIRELLPEYLAESLIQGVEAFERRIHGFSRPDAILAGVESRTSSPVRIPRGDTFECSISGIYPCGEGAGYAGGITSAAMDGLKVAEAIASRFDRFSI; encoded by the coding sequence ATGATCAGAATTAATCAGTTAAAGCTGCCGGTGGATCACACAGAAGAGGCCTTATGGGCAAAGGCAGCAAAAACACTAAAAATTCCGGTAAAGGATATCCGCTCTATTCAAATAATCAAACAGTCTGTTGATGCAAGAAAAAAAGAGGAAATCCATTTTACTTACAGCATCGATGTGGAAACTACAAAAGAAGAGTCTGTGATACATAAAGCAAAAAGCGGAGATATTGGAATGTCGGAGATAAAAGAATACTCCTTTCCAAAGCCGGGTATCGAACAAATGGCCAGCCGGCCGGTAATCATCGGTGCCGGACCGGCCGGGCTTTTTTGTGGGCTCATGCTTGCAAGACACGGATACCGTCCCCTTCTTCTGGAACGGGGAGAATCCGTGGAAAAGCGCAGAGAGGCCGTGGACTTATTCTGGAATGGCGGGACATTAAAACCGGATTGTAATGTACAGTTTGGAGAGGGAGGCGCTGGTACCTTTTCCGATGGAAAGCTTAATACCCTTGTGAAAGATCCCCTTATGAGGAACCGGAAGGTGCTGGAGCTTTTCGTGGAATTTGGAGCTGATCCTTCTATACTCTATGTAAACAAGCCTCATATCGGCACTGATGTTTTAAGCGGCATCGTGAGAGGAATGAGGGAGGAGATCATAAACCTTGGAGGAGAGGTCCGTTTTAACAGCCGTGTTACAGATTTTATCGTAAAAGACGGCAGGATGCAGGGAGTGATGGTCGATGAAGAGGAAGAGATTCCGACAGAAGTTCTTGTACTGGCTATCGGGCACAGTGCCAGGGACACGTTTGAAGTTCTGAATAAAAGAGGCATTCCAATGGAAGCAAAGGCTTTTGCTGTGGGCTTAAGAATTCAGCATCCGCAGGAAAGCATAAACCGTTCTCAGTACGGAACTGGTAACCATCCTGTACTTGGCCCGGCGGATTACAAGCTGACCCATCAGTGCACAAACGGAAGGGGTGTATATACCTTCTGTATGTGTCCCGGAGGATATGTAGTCAATGCCTCCTCAGAGGAACACAGGCTTGCGGTAAACGGAATGAGCTATCACAAGAGGGATGGCGTAAACGCCAACAGCGCCCTGATTGTTACCGTAACACCAGAGGATTTTGGCAGTACAACTCCTCTTGCCGGAATCGCATATCAAAGACGGCTGGAAGAAGCGGCCTTTTTAAGCAGCAGCGGGAAAATTCCGGTCCAGCTTTACGGAGATTTTAAAAAGAATCAGCTCTCAAAGGTATTTGGCAATGTTGAACCGGCTTTTAAAGGTTTATATGATTTTGCAAACATCAGAGAATTACTACCTGAATACTTAGCAGAATCCCTGATCCAGGGAGTAGAAGCTTTTGAACGCCGGATTCACGGCTTCTCCAGGCCAGACGCCATCCTGGCAGGTGTGGAAAGCAGAACCTCTTCACCGGTACGCATACCAAGAGGCGATACCTTTGAATGCAGTATCAGCGGAATCTATCCATGCGGAGAAGGCGCCGGCTATGCAGGAGGGATCACTTCTGCTGCAATGGACGGCTTAAAAGTGGCAGAAGCCATTGCTTCCAGATTTGACAGGTTTTCTATATAA
- the proB gene encoding glutamate 5-kinase, protein MNATEREELKDKKRIVIKIGSSSLTHAYTGDLNLMKIEKLVRVISDLKGQGKQVVLVSSGAIAAGRQALGHHTRPVTISEKQAFAAVGQARLMMVYQKLFAEYNQIAAQVLLTKNTMVNDSSRYNAQNTFDELLKLGTIPIVNENDTVSTSEIPLVDNFGDNDRLSAIVAALIGADLLILLSDIDGLYSDDPRQNPKAEFIGLVKEITPKLLDMGKSTSGSDVGTGGMAAKLAAARIATDSGSDMVIANGDQVEVIEQIVTGEEKGTLFLAHPNHDFDLMDYINHEY, encoded by the coding sequence ATGAACGCCACAGAACGAGAGGAACTAAAGGATAAAAAACGGATTGTGATAAAGATCGGATCCTCATCCTTAACCCATGCCTACACAGGGGATTTGAATCTGATGAAAATTGAAAAGCTGGTTCGTGTAATCAGCGATTTAAAAGGACAGGGAAAGCAGGTGGTTTTAGTTTCCTCAGGCGCAATTGCAGCAGGACGTCAGGCTCTTGGGCACCATACCAGACCTGTAACCATATCAGAAAAACAGGCATTCGCCGCCGTAGGCCAGGCCAGGCTTATGATGGTGTACCAAAAGCTGTTTGCTGAATATAATCAAATAGCGGCACAAGTTCTTTTAACCAAAAACACCATGGTTAATGACAGCAGCCGATATAATGCCCAGAACACCTTTGATGAACTTTTAAAACTTGGAACCATCCCCATTGTCAATGAAAACGATACCGTATCCACCTCCGAAATTCCTCTGGTAGATAATTTCGGGGATAATGACCGGCTTTCCGCCATTGTTGCCGCATTGATCGGGGCAGATCTTTTGATATTATTATCGGATATTGACGGTCTTTATTCTGATGATCCCAGACAAAACCCGAAGGCAGAATTTATCGGTTTGGTAAAGGAAATCACACCTAAGCTGCTTGATATGGGAAAATCCACCTCCGGAAGCGATGTGGGTACCGGAGGCATGGCTGCAAAGCTCGCTGCCGCCCGTATTGCTACGGACAGCGGTTCTGATATGGTCATTGCTAACGGTGACCAGGTGGAGGTTATCGAGCAGATCGTAACAGGCGAAGAAAAAGGAACCCTGTTCCTGGCCCATCCAAACCATGACTTTGACTTAATGGACTATATTAATCACGAATATTAA
- a CDS encoding DUF896 domain-containing protein, with product MNQDKIDRINTLYHKSKATGLSEEEQAEQAALRREYIESIRNSLRGNLNNISIQEEDGSVTDLGKKYGKVGEE from the coding sequence ATGAATCAGGATAAGATCGACAGAATCAATACACTTTATCATAAATCAAAAGCAACAGGATTATCAGAAGAAGAACAGGCGGAGCAGGCTGCTTTGCGAAGAGAGTATATCGAATCCATCCGCAATAGTTTACGGGGAAATTTAAACAACATTTCCATTCAGGAGGAAGACGGATCCGTAACGGATTTGGGTAAAAAGTATGGAAAAGTTGGAGAAGAATGA
- a CDS encoding 5-formyltetrahydrofolate cyclo-ligase, with protein MEKLEKNDIRRLIKEQRKTLETVTENVWNDAICEQLLSLDDILRAYCVYCYVSFRQEAGTWKFMEALLKQGKYIAVPKVVGRELEFYSISGKADLEEGVMGIMEPKPTCLKIHDPEAPVIVPGVAFDKSGNRLGYGGGYYDRFFEREPNHPRIAIAYGFQIFDHIPTEPHDKRMDRIIIP; from the coding sequence ATGGAAAAGTTGGAGAAGAATGATATCAGGCGTTTGATAAAGGAACAGCGAAAAACCTTGGAAACGGTTACCGAGAATGTATGGAACGATGCCATCTGTGAGCAGCTTTTAAGCCTTGATGATATCCTTCGGGCGTATTGCGTTTATTGCTATGTTTCCTTTCGTCAGGAAGCAGGTACCTGGAAGTTCATGGAAGCTTTATTAAAACAGGGAAAATACATAGCAGTACCTAAGGTCGTTGGAAGGGAGCTTGAATTTTATTCCATTTCCGGAAAAGCAGATTTAGAAGAAGGTGTTATGGGTATTATGGAGCCAAAACCAACCTGTTTAAAAATCCATGATCCGGAAGCGCCTGTGATTGTTCCGGGAGTTGCTTTTGATAAGTCCGGAAACCGGCTCGGATACGGCGGCGGATATTATGACCGTTTCTTTGAAAGAGAACCAAACCATCCCCGCATTGCCATAGCCTACGGCTTCCAGATCTTTGACCATATTCCTACAGAACCACATGACAAACGTATGGACCGGATTATCATTCCTTAA
- a CDS encoding glutamate-5-semialdehyde dehydrogenase, protein MTITEIGRKAKETAGIIGIQGSARKNEGLKAAAAALLEGEAEILAANQEDVIKAAASGMNAGLIDRLELTPARIEAMADGLLSVAALDDPVGEVISMKIRPNGLTIGQKRVPLGVVGIIYEARPNVTADAFGLCFKSGNAVILKGGSDALESNMAIVKCLRTGLRNAGLPEDTIQLITDTDREVTKEFMRLREYVDVLIPRGGAGLIKTVVDNSTIPVIETGTGNCHIFVDESADFDMALDVIFNAKTQRIGVCNACESLVIHRAIAPQFLPLLKERLAQKSVEIRADEEACSMAEGFVPATEEDWGSEYLDYILSLKIVGSVDEAISHINRYNTKHSEAIITSDYNNAQKFLNEIDAAAVYVNASTRFTDGYEFGFGAEIGISTQKLHARGPMGLKELTTTKYIIYGDGQVRP, encoded by the coding sequence ATGACGATTACTGAAATCGGAAGAAAAGCAAAAGAAACAGCCGGAATTATAGGTATCCAGGGATCAGCAAGAAAGAATGAAGGATTAAAGGCAGCGGCAGCCGCCCTTCTGGAAGGAGAAGCGGAAATCCTCGCCGCAAACCAGGAGGATGTAATAAAAGCTGCTGCTTCCGGAATGAACGCCGGACTGATTGACCGCCTGGAACTGACTCCTGCGAGAATCGAAGCCATGGCTGACGGACTTTTATCCGTGGCTGCACTGGATGACCCGGTGGGAGAAGTGATTTCCATGAAGATCCGTCCAAACGGCCTGACCATCGGCCAGAAGCGCGTTCCTTTGGGCGTTGTAGGTATTATATACGAAGCCAGGCCCAACGTGACCGCCGATGCCTTTGGGCTCTGCTTTAAATCAGGAAATGCTGTGATCTTAAAGGGCGGAAGCGATGCTCTGGAATCCAACATGGCTATAGTTAAATGTCTCCGTACCGGCCTCAGGAATGCAGGACTTCCGGAGGATACCATCCAGCTCATTACTGATACTGACAGAGAAGTAACAAAGGAATTCATGCGACTTAGGGAATATGTGGATGTATTGATCCCAAGAGGAGGCGCCGGATTAATAAAAACCGTTGTGGATAACAGTACCATTCCGGTCATTGAAACAGGAACCGGAAACTGCCATATTTTTGTCGATGAATCCGCTGATTTTGATATGGCCTTAGATGTCATATTTAATGCAAAGACCCAGAGGATCGGAGTGTGCAATGCCTGCGAATCCCTGGTCATTCACAGAGCAATTGCCCCTCAGTTCCTGCCTTTATTAAAAGAGCGGCTCGCTCAGAAATCCGTAGAGATCCGGGCGGATGAAGAAGCCTGTTCCATGGCAGAAGGATTTGTCCCTGCAACCGAGGAAGATTGGGGCAGTGAATACCTGGACTATATTTTGTCCTTAAAGATTGTTGGCTCCGTGGATGAAGCGATTTCCCACATTAATCGTTATAACACCAAGCATTCCGAGGCCATCATTACCTCAGATTATAATAACGCTCAGAAGTTTTTAAATGAGATCGATGCAGCGGCCGTTTATGTCAATGCATCCACGCGCTTTACGGATGGATACGAATTCGGTTTTGGGGCTGAGATCGGGATCAGTACCCAAAAGCTCCATGCAAGAGGTCCTATGGGACTTAAAGAGCTGACGACCACAAAATATATCATATATGGGGATGGCCAGGTACGTCCATAG